A region from the Paraurantiacibacter namhicola genome encodes:
- a CDS encoding glycosyltransferase: MTGKPIAFFAHHQGRGHANRIMAIAEHLPETRELVVLTAAPEQFDEMPREARIIELPNMIGAPSRSAALHEQPTPSVMHCVPLGVAEMREHMGIIADTLRHTDPALFVVDVSAEIALLARIMSVPAVSIRMHGQRGDAGHRAAYEASVGMLAPFDEAMEQSDYPEWARRRTHYTGGLCTTRDPVLDKLKARQKLGLEEDLPITLVIAGGGGSGTPYAPLTVAARAEPDALWLVAGPVHREGHETEFGNLRELGWIDNLTDYLSAADKIVASAGDNTVHEIARAEKPFLCIPEWRYFDEQRAKAQQLERLGAAVVRETWPASIPEWQTVLAETNMLEPGALARLHDPEAARNAAQWLEEEAERLWQSS, from the coding sequence ATGACCGGGAAGCCGATTGCCTTTTTCGCGCATCACCAGGGGCGCGGTCACGCGAACAGGATCATGGCCATCGCCGAACACCTGCCGGAAACGCGCGAATTGGTCGTGCTGACGGCTGCTCCTGAACAGTTCGACGAAATGCCGCGCGAGGCCCGGATCATCGAACTGCCGAACATGATCGGTGCGCCATCGCGCAGCGCCGCCCTGCACGAGCAGCCGACGCCATCTGTCATGCATTGCGTCCCGCTCGGCGTCGCCGAGATGCGCGAGCACATGGGCATCATCGCCGACACCTTACGGCATACCGATCCGGCGCTGTTCGTCGTTGACGTATCCGCCGAAATCGCACTGCTCGCCCGGATCATGAGCGTTCCGGCTGTCTCCATCCGGATGCACGGCCAACGCGGTGATGCCGGACACCGGGCCGCGTACGAAGCCAGCGTTGGCATGCTTGCACCGTTCGACGAAGCCATGGAGCAGAGCGATTACCCCGAATGGGCTCGGCGGCGGACGCACTATACCGGCGGCCTGTGTACCACGCGCGATCCGGTTCTTGATAAGTTGAAGGCGCGTCAAAAGCTTGGCTTGGAGGAAGACTTGCCGATTACCCTGGTCATCGCGGGCGGCGGTGGATCGGGCACGCCGTACGCTCCGCTTACTGTCGCCGCTCGGGCGGAGCCAGATGCGCTATGGCTCGTCGCGGGACCCGTTCACAGGGAGGGGCACGAGACCGAATTCGGCAACCTTCGCGAACTGGGCTGGATCGATAACCTTACCGATTACCTCTCGGCAGCGGATAAGATCGTCGCCTCGGCAGGCGACAATACGGTTCATGAGATCGCTCGGGCGGAAAAGCCGTTCCTGTGCATCCCTGAATGGCGATATTTCGATGAGCAACGGGCGAAGGCGCAGCAGCTCGAACGGCTGGGCGCGGCGGTCGTCCGCGAAACTTGGCCCGCATCCATTCCGGAATGGCAGACGGTGCTCGCGGAAACAAACATGCTCGAACCCGGTGCGCTTGCCCGGCTCCACGATCCGGAAGCTGCCAGGAACGCCGCGCAATGGCTCGAAGAGGAAGCCGAGAGGCTGTGGCAATCTAGCTGA
- a CDS encoding glycosyltransferase family 2 protein — MTAFNSVSVLTLIRGRQAHFDHLIAGLRAQVSQPDELVVAYMQPDPPDYPDDLTFSVRCVRVDGDPLPLAKARNSAAKAAEGDVLAFLDVDCIADTQFVRRAREACAADARQVFLPEVRYLPAQQGSWMTDAEVPDYEKLKAHGERHPAKPNLEDCSIAPIDDFGELWGLSFILSRGTWKDAGGMDEAYIGYGAEETDFAERLRASGAQLYWLGGTICFHQHHTVCKPPLQHFDTIVRNARTFHDRWGRWCMDYWLDDFARRGLVRRSGDELQVLRRPSRSEVEASEQPPHVRFS, encoded by the coding sequence GTGACTGCTTTCAACTCTGTCTCCGTGCTGACGCTGATACGCGGTCGCCAGGCGCATTTCGATCACCTGATTGCAGGTCTTCGGGCGCAGGTTTCGCAACCGGACGAGTTGGTCGTTGCCTATATGCAGCCGGACCCGCCGGATTATCCGGACGATCTAACGTTTTCCGTACGATGCGTTCGTGTTGACGGCGACCCCCTGCCCTTAGCGAAAGCGCGGAACAGTGCTGCAAAAGCTGCTGAAGGGGACGTGCTGGCATTTCTCGATGTAGACTGCATTGCAGATACGCAGTTTGTTCGACGGGCAAGGGAAGCATGCGCGGCAGATGCCAGGCAAGTGTTCCTGCCAGAGGTCAGATACCTTCCGGCACAGCAGGGCAGCTGGATGACGGACGCTGAGGTACCGGATTACGAAAAATTGAAGGCACATGGTGAGCGACATCCGGCGAAACCGAACTTGGAAGACTGTTCGATCGCGCCCATTGATGATTTCGGCGAATTGTGGGGACTGTCATTCATTCTGTCGCGTGGCACTTGGAAGGATGCGGGCGGGATGGACGAAGCCTATATCGGTTATGGTGCGGAAGAAACTGACTTCGCCGAGCGATTACGGGCAAGCGGCGCGCAACTCTATTGGCTCGGCGGGACGATCTGCTTTCACCAGCACCACACCGTGTGTAAGCCCCCCTTGCAGCATTTCGACACAATCGTTCGCAATGCCCGGACCTTCCATGACCGCTGGGGTCGGTGGTGCATGGATTACTGGCTGGACGATTTCGCCCGCCGAGGACTGGTCCGGCGTAGCGGCGATGAACTTCAGGTATTGAGAAGGCCAAGCCGTTCGGAGGTGGAAGCCAGCGAGCAACCGCCGCACGTCCGTTTCAGCTAG